The following proteins are encoded in a genomic region of Novosphingobium sp. PP1Y:
- a CDS encoding LLM class flavin-dependent oxidoreductase, whose translation MKFSIIYEAQMVDTSRENEQAVFLQIVEQAKLAEEKGFDCIWCVEHTALTQYAHMSAPETVLAFIAGATSRIHVGHGVVCLPPAMNHPVKVAERIATLDILSQGRLHFGVGKGGTQQEAGTFGYDLADLQPMIDESMYLIPKIMVQDEIEHDGEYIKIPKRPIHPKPYQDPHPPMYMACTRENTLVAAGSRGIGALVLGFSGPDEIAKKNAIYREAFRNRKAEDQVGFRPTEHLAALCAATVLDDREEARKIGLRGQRFFAESIAYWYQGGPKPTVDDQLSGDEQAAILEQEKQQTVAYLSEEAIPVGDEHLSNYTIAQDAYGTPDDCIRYVQRLIDAGADEILFIFQMGGIPHDKIMETITNIGDKVIPHFRAQAEVKAKALAEVG comes from the coding sequence ATGAAATTCTCGATCATTTACGAAGCCCAGATGGTGGACACCAGCCGCGAGAACGAGCAGGCGGTGTTTCTCCAGATCGTCGAGCAGGCCAAGCTGGCCGAGGAAAAGGGGTTCGACTGCATCTGGTGCGTCGAGCACACCGCGCTCACCCAGTATGCCCACATGTCCGCGCCCGAGACGGTGCTGGCCTTCATCGCCGGCGCGACCAGTCGCATCCATGTCGGCCACGGCGTCGTCTGCCTGCCGCCCGCGATGAACCACCCGGTCAAGGTCGCCGAGCGCATAGCCACGCTCGACATCCTCTCGCAGGGCCGCCTCCACTTCGGCGTCGGCAAGGGCGGCACGCAGCAGGAAGCGGGTACCTTCGGCTATGACCTCGCCGACCTCCAGCCGATGATCGACGAGTCCATGTACCTGATACCCAAGATCATGGTGCAGGACGAAATCGAGCACGACGGCGAATACATCAAGATTCCCAAGCGCCCGATCCATCCCAAGCCCTATCAGGACCCGCATCCGCCGATGTACATGGCCTGCACCCGCGAGAACACGCTGGTGGCGGCCGGTTCCCGCGGCATCGGCGCGCTCGTGCTCGGCTTCTCCGGTCCCGACGAGATCGCCAAGAAGAACGCGATCTACCGCGAGGCGTTCCGGAACCGCAAGGCCGAGGACCAGGTCGGCTTCCGTCCGACCGAGCACCTGGCCGCACTCTGCGCCGCAACCGTGCTCGACGACCGCGAGGAAGCCCGCAAGATCGGCCTGCGCGGCCAACGATTCTTCGCCGAGTCGATTGCCTATTGGTATCAGGGCGGCCCCAAGCCGACCGTCGATGACCAGCTCAGCGGCGACGAGCAGGCCGCCATCCTCGAACAGGAAAAGCAGCAGACCGTTGCCTATCTCTCCGAAGAAGCAATCCCGGTCGGCGACGAGCACCTGTCGAACTACACCATCGCGCAGGACGCCTACGGCACCCCCGACGACTGCATCCGCTACGTTCAACGCCTGATCGACGCCGGCGCCGATGAGATCCTCTTCATCTTCCAGATGGGCGGCATCCCGCACGACAAGATCATGGAGACCATCACCAACATCGGCGACAAGGTCATCCCGCATTTCCGCGCGCAGGCCGAAGTTAAGGCCAAGGCCCTCGCCGAAGTCGGCTGA
- a CDS encoding helix-turn-helix transcriptional regulator has product MKDEALALSNLLAALYGGIDDERPWQAFLKALAEWMEATYATLIITTPGNEMPATFITPGADPQRSEDYIRTYFAQDPFRGLPEGEVMTYRGFLAGLPEETYETFSGYMREAHSAQVIGVDLRFPRGFEARFRVTRIETEPEFRPDDIAKMQGLVPHLRLAIALFEKLQFAGAQHGAFHSAAQGMGIGLVVLDRDRHVVSRNPLAEQLLDEGEGVHLSGQWLTFDNAADARRIDTMLTENYSDGPTRFRIERPVNGDLMATARPIDVPAVGSGSGALALLLSQPGHEELPSPQVLRELFGLTPAEARLASTIAGGESLVNAAHSLGIAHNTAKVQLRSVFAKTGVRRQAQLVSLIAHLSG; this is encoded by the coding sequence ATGAAGGACGAAGCGCTCGCCCTCTCGAACCTGCTTGCCGCGCTTTATGGCGGGATCGATGACGAACGCCCGTGGCAGGCCTTTCTCAAGGCGCTGGCCGAGTGGATGGAAGCGACTTACGCGACGCTGATCATCACCACGCCGGGCAACGAAATGCCCGCCACTTTCATCACGCCCGGCGCGGACCCGCAGCGCAGTGAAGACTACATTCGAACCTATTTCGCGCAGGACCCGTTCCGGGGCCTCCCCGAAGGTGAGGTCATGACCTATCGCGGCTTCCTTGCCGGATTGCCCGAGGAAACCTACGAAACCTTCAGCGGATACATGCGCGAAGCGCACAGCGCGCAGGTGATCGGCGTTGACCTGCGCTTTCCCCGCGGCTTCGAAGCACGCTTTCGCGTCACCCGCATCGAAACAGAGCCGGAGTTCCGTCCCGACGATATAGCGAAGATGCAGGGGCTCGTGCCGCATCTGCGCCTTGCTATCGCCCTGTTCGAGAAACTCCAGTTTGCCGGCGCACAGCACGGCGCTTTCCACTCGGCAGCGCAAGGCATGGGCATAGGGCTGGTCGTCCTCGACCGCGACCGCCACGTCGTGAGCAGGAACCCGCTGGCAGAGCAACTTCTGGACGAGGGCGAAGGCGTTCACCTTTCCGGCCAGTGGCTGACATTCGACAATGCCGCCGATGCCCGGCGTATCGATACGATGCTGACGGAAAACTACAGCGACGGACCGACCCGCTTTCGCATCGAAAGACCCGTCAACGGCGATCTCATGGCGACGGCGCGGCCGATCGACGTCCCGGCCGTCGGCTCGGGCAGCGGCGCGCTGGCGCTCCTCCTTTCGCAACCCGGTCACGAGGAACTGCCATCACCCCAGGTCCTGCGCGAACTCTTCGGCCTGACCCCCGCCGAAGCGCGGCTCGCCTCGACAATCGCGGGCGGGGAATCGCTGGTGAACGCGGCGCACTCGCTTGGCATCGCGCACAACACTGCAAAAGTGCAGCTGCGCTCGGTCTTCGCCAAGACCGGAGTGAGGCGCCAGGCGCAGCTCGTCTCGCTCATCGCTCACCTTTCCGGATAA
- a CDS encoding SDR family NAD(P)-dependent oxidoreductase, giving the protein MKERLEGKAIVVVGAGTGIGAATVRRLCLEGARVCAADINLDAAAAVAEEMVAEGREAFAVHVDIAEEASVREAFAGAMGGLGRLDGVHVNAADLRTIFADSDALDVDLGVFDRTIAVNLRGHLLCTRQALPALRKSGGGAIVYTSSDAGDAGEPERPSYAMSKSALNALVRHVASRWGKEGITANAVAPGFVMTPEMIAGGQVPEPWIAHCLQGVHSTRLGKVEDIAAMVALLLSEDGRWVNGQVIHVNGGAFYR; this is encoded by the coding sequence ATGAAGGAAAGGCTTGAAGGCAAAGCCATTGTCGTTGTGGGCGCGGGCACGGGTATCGGAGCCGCTACGGTGAGGCGCCTGTGCCTTGAGGGCGCGCGGGTCTGTGCGGCCGATATCAACCTCGATGCCGCTGCGGCGGTGGCCGAGGAAATGGTCGCGGAGGGCCGTGAGGCCTTCGCGGTGCATGTTGACATTGCCGAGGAAGCATCGGTCCGCGAGGCATTCGCAGGCGCGATGGGCGGATTGGGCAGGCTCGACGGCGTGCATGTCAACGCGGCTGATCTGCGCACGATATTTGCCGACAGCGACGCGTTGGATGTCGACCTTGGCGTGTTCGACCGCACGATCGCGGTGAATTTGCGCGGGCATCTGCTGTGCACGCGCCAGGCATTGCCCGCACTGCGCAAGTCCGGGGGCGGGGCCATTGTCTATACCTCGTCCGATGCCGGCGACGCTGGGGAGCCGGAGCGCCCCTCCTACGCCATGTCGAAAAGCGCGCTCAATGCCCTTGTACGCCATGTCGCCAGCCGTTGGGGCAAGGAAGGGATAACGGCCAATGCGGTCGCGCCGGGTTTCGTGATGACGCCGGAAATGATCGCGGGCGGACAAGTGCCGGAGCCGTGGATCGCGCATTGCCTTCAAGGCGTCCATTCAACGCGCCTGGGCAAAGTCGAGGACATCGCCGCGATGGTGGCGCTGTTGCTTTCGGAGGACGGGCGCTGGGTGAACGGTCAGGTGATCCATGTGAACGGCGGTGCGTTTTACCGCTGA